CAGCGCACGCTGTTCGGCCATGTCGGTCGGGTCCGCGGTGGCCTCACGCCAGACCGGCGACTCGGGATCGGGGTAGTGCACCGTGGGACGCGCCGCGGCCCGGCGCAAGCGGTCCAGGCTGGCGTTCACGGTGATCCGGTAGAGCCAGGTGCCCACCGCCGAGTCGCGCCGGAAGCTCGCGGCCGCCTTGAAGGCGGAGAGCGCCGCCTCCTGCAGCGCGTCGGCGGCGTCCTCGGCGTTCCCGGTGGTCCGCAGCGCCACCGCCCACATCCGGCCGCGGTGGCGCGCGAGTAATTCCCCGAAGGCCTCGCGCTCCCCCGCGAGATGCCTGCGCAGGCAGTCGAGATCAGCGCTGTCGTCAGGCGCCATAGACGCGGACGTCTATCAGACCGTCCCGATAGCCCTCGGGGGTGCTGGTCGAGGTCACGGCCGACTCGTACGGCAGCGTGGTGAACAGGACCATCACGTACTGCGTGGTCACCGGGGAGAACTTGACCGCGATGTCCTGGCCGGCCGTCAGCTGGGAGTCGGTGCCCTGGACCGTGTAGCCGGCCGGACCGGCGGTCTTGGACCAGGTCGGGGAGGCG
This genomic window from Actinospica robiniae DSM 44927 contains:
- the sigM gene encoding RNA polymerase sigma factor SigM; amino-acid sequence: MAPDDSADLDCLRRHLAGEREAFGELLARHRGRMWAVALRTTGNAEDAADALQEAALSAFKAAASFRRDSAVGTWLYRITVNASLDRLRRAAARPTVHYPDPESPVWREATADPTDMAEQRALRLILEQALTQLPSDQRAAVVLVDVQGLPVEEAARVLQVPSGTVKSRCARGRAKLAGILREAEIFRTTGNARPDRDVPVQNDPKAAPLTESSTAPESKERGAR